A portion of the Candidatus Methylacidithermus pantelleriae genome contains these proteins:
- a CDS encoding NIL domain-containing protein, protein MAREKQRLWLTFDSSVCQRPLIWEMSRRFDVVFNIRNASVTKEIGIIGLELEGEPEILKEAIQWLETQGVQVEPVEVGTIEG, encoded by the coding sequence ATGGCCCGAGAAAAACAGCGCCTCTGGCTTACCTTTGATAGCTCAGTCTGCCAGCGTCCTCTCATCTGGGAAATGAGTCGCAGGTTTGACGTGGTGTTTAACATTCGCAACGCAAGCGTTACCAAGGAAATCGGCATCATCGGATTGGAACTCGAAGGAGAGCCTGAGATTCTCAAGGAGGCAATCCAGTGGCTGGAGACCCAAGGTGTGCAGGTGGAACCGGTTGAAGTCGGTACCATCGAAGGTTAA
- a CDS encoding ubiquitin-like small modifier protein 1, giving the protein MTQYPNCPPDTSIPTISVHIPTVLRPLTGNRSVVTAQGRTVGEVLKDLERQFPGVAERLLDSNGNLRRFVSIFVNGEDIRFLKEKDTPIGPSDELSIIPAVAGG; this is encoded by the coding sequence ATGACGCAATATCCGAACTGTCCCCCTGACACGAGCATCCCCACCATCTCGGTCCATATTCCGACGGTGCTTCGACCCTTGACGGGAAATCGTTCGGTGGTGACCGCCCAGGGACGCACGGTTGGGGAGGTGTTAAAGGATCTGGAACGGCAATTCCCCGGAGTCGCCGAGCGACTATTGGATTCCAATGGGAATCTTCGCCGGTTTGTTAGCATTTTCGTCAACGGTGAGGACATCCGGTTTCTTAAGGAAAAGGACACCCCCATTGGTCCTTCGGACGAACTGAGCATCATTCCCGCCGTAGCCGGCGGGTAG
- the thrC gene encoding threonine synthase — MQAKQCFVELRCKECGRAYPKEAIHVCELDFGPLEAVYDYQAIRSCLSRRSLAARPPSMWKYREFLPLEGDPVVGLHVGFTPLVRARRLGEALGIRELYIKNDTVNHPTLSFKDRVVAVALSRAKELGLSTVACASTGNLANSLAANAASAGFQSYVLIPADLERSKVMSSLIYGARVIGIRGPYDQVNRLCSEIAGKYSWGFVNINLRPYYAEGSKTMGFEIVEQLGWSLPTHTVIPMASGSLLTKIAKAYRELVQTGLVEEKRFAVHGAQAAGCSPITEAFRRGSDLIRPVPQPSTIAKSLAIGSPADGYYAVRTIRETGGAAEAASDEEILHGIELLAETEGIFAETAGGVTVACAQKLAKAGRLSGPGPVVLCITAHGLKTPDALEPRLPEPPVIAPSLREFDALVAVDGEALWT; from the coding sequence ATGCAAGCAAAGCAATGTTTCGTAGAGCTTCGGTGCAAAGAGTGCGGGAGAGCTTATCCAAAAGAGGCGATCCACGTATGCGAGCTTGATTTTGGCCCACTGGAAGCCGTTTACGATTATCAAGCCATCCGGAGTTGCCTCTCCCGTCGGAGCCTTGCAGCTCGACCGCCGAGCATGTGGAAATACCGGGAGTTTCTCCCGCTGGAAGGGGATCCGGTAGTAGGACTACACGTGGGATTTACGCCCCTGGTACGAGCTCGACGACTCGGAGAGGCGCTGGGGATTAGGGAGCTGTATATCAAAAATGATACGGTCAATCATCCAACGCTTTCTTTTAAGGATCGCGTCGTAGCTGTCGCGCTGTCGCGGGCCAAAGAACTGGGTCTATCCACGGTGGCTTGCGCGTCGACGGGAAACCTCGCCAATAGTTTGGCTGCCAATGCGGCCAGCGCGGGTTTTCAAAGTTATGTGCTTATCCCAGCGGATCTGGAGCGGAGCAAGGTGATGAGCAGCCTGATTTATGGCGCCCGCGTCATCGGGATCCGAGGTCCGTACGACCAAGTAAATCGTCTTTGCTCGGAAATCGCTGGGAAATATTCCTGGGGATTTGTAAACATTAATCTTCGGCCCTATTACGCTGAAGGTTCCAAGACGATGGGTTTTGAAATTGTCGAACAACTGGGGTGGTCTTTACCGACCCATACGGTCATTCCTATGGCCAGCGGCTCGCTTTTGACCAAGATTGCCAAAGCCTACCGGGAACTCGTTCAGACTGGCCTGGTAGAGGAGAAGCGTTTTGCCGTGCACGGTGCGCAAGCTGCTGGGTGTAGCCCGATTACTGAAGCCTTCCGAAGGGGTTCGGATCTCATTCGACCCGTTCCCCAGCCCTCCACCATCGCCAAGTCACTGGCGATCGGAAGTCCAGCTGATGGATACTATGCGGTTCGGACGATTCGGGAGACGGGCGGAGCGGCCGAGGCCGCCTCCGACGAAGAGATCCTTCATGGAATAGAACTCCTTGCAGAAACCGAAGGAATTTTTGCGGAAACCGCGGGGGGAGTGACCGTAGCCTGTGCTCAAAAACTTGCCAAGGCCGGGCGGTTAAGCGGGCCGGGTCCGGTAGTTCTTTGCATCACTGCCCACGGTTTGAAGACCCCGGATGCCCTCGAACCACGGCTCCCGGAACCTCCGGTCATTGCCCCCAGTCTCCGGGAGTTTGACGCTTTAGTCGCCGTTGACGGAGAAGCCCTTTGGACGTAG